Proteins from a genomic interval of Channa argus isolate prfri chromosome 11, Channa argus male v1.0, whole genome shotgun sequence:
- the LOC137136643 gene encoding zinc finger protein 37-like isoform X1, whose translation MCSVLSMRQFVCDRLTAAAQEILGAFEKRLEDYEKELTRQRRLLESILSPETKLQQTDLPQTSLHKEGGLVSNQQQQSNQDSRSSLLQADFSQVKQEDEEMSVSQRQQQVAQCQVADASKSTSACERTIQYDQCQPLDSDKTQSATNKDNESRLINNDRLSGSENQQLLSHSLLIAENQDAVTSNDGKPTPNRQNDLISATTTEQASENNDSVNTSPSSAVLTPAAKPNHETSPNKEPDDAKTPAANSDSDSETPIFQLNEEDSTATKRYETSDENVEPTPNKTSGRSRELTPNEKTEGENTQKTPPAGYVKPTPNETSNKQTTTLPTNTETIPKQNCDDGKTTSSRDIQQTQNEKPHDQNQTLKEHCGIIPNKNSQDLSSESVEPTANETSHNKNTVSTRNVELAPNEECNKITTSATDTEQRPQDKPSDKTPTPKRNSLPKVDKTNQDERPTPTRFFEPIQNENCNKETATLTKSMQIKAKKKDEQTAKRSDKTPNKPDDKNIISSTFTEATQHRDPSGKEQKKQKKSKNGKATSTSSPELSKKRNNETTATDRSKKPTPDNSKNTSPIESTKWLPKEKCSDVKTSAKSTKPTPATTKPKQNMKHKNGDTVSTRNKRQKDEETSSESTSPTPQKRRRGKSSISTTSAEVTQSEKCNNGRTTSDKHGNTSSGSTLRDVNPFKCERCEKVMTNFKNYKFHMKSHTVEKTFKCDTCGKMFRESWDLNKHMVVHSVDKPFKCDVCGKGFNRRYNLDLHHRVHTGEKPYKCTYCDRSFSSCVNMKKHMRIHTGEKPYTCGECGKEFADSSSFKNHQRVHTGEKPFKCSYCKSTFATGTTLKRHTRIHTGEKPYKCNVCDKVFGHKTDLKGHMRIHTGEKPYKCKTCGERFTNWSKLNKHKSVHTSDAESSTS comes from the exons atgtgttCAGTCCTAAGTATGCGACAGTTTGTCTGTGATCGACTTACTGCTGCAGCCCAGGAAATACTTGGAGCCTTCGAAAAGAGACTTGAGGACTACGAGAAAGAGCTCACGCGTCAGCGGAGACTGCTGGAGTCAATTCTGTCGCCTGAGACAAAGTTACAGCAGACAG ATCTCCCACAAACTTCTCTCCACAAAGAGGGGGGGCTTGTCTCGAACCAGCAGCAGCAATCTAACCAGGACTCAAGGTCATCTTTGCTCCAGGCAGATTTTTCACAGGTTAAGCAGGAAGATGAGGAAATGTCAGTTAGTCAGAGACAGCAACAGGTTGCACAGTGCCAGGTTGCTGATGCCTCTAAGTCGACTTCAGCTTGTGAAAGAACTATTCAGTATGATCAGTGTCAGCCTTTGGATTCTGACAAAACCCAGAGTGCCACAAATAAAGATAATGAGTCAAGGCTTATTAACAATGATAGATTATCTGGGTCTGAAAACCAGCAGCTTCTCTCCCACAGCTTACTTATAGCTGAGAACCAGGATGCCGTAACTTCTAACGATGGAAAGCCAACGCCAAATAGACAAAATGACTTGATATCAGCTACAACAACGGAGCAAGCATCAGAAAATAATGACAGTGTGAACACATCACCCAGTAGTGCAGTACTGACACCAGCAGCAAAACCTAACCATGAGACCAGTCCAAACAAGGAACCAGATGATGCTAAAACTCCAGCCGCAAATAGTGATAGTGATAGTGAAACACCAATATTTCAATTAAATGAGGAGGATTCTACAGCAACTAAAAGATATGAAACATCAGATGAAAATGTTGAGCCAACACCAAATAAGACATCAGGCAGAAGTCGTGAGCTAACACCTAATGAGAAAACTGAAGGTGAGAATACACAAAAAACACCCCCAGCCGGATATGTCAAGCCAACACCAAATGAGACCTCTAACAAGCAAACCACAACATTACCAACAAATACTGAAACGAtaccaaaacaaaactgtgatgaTGGAAAGACAACTTCATCTAGAGACATTCAGCAGACACAGAATGAGAAACCCCATGATCAGAACCAAACATTAAAAGAACATTGTGGGATAATACCAAATAAAAATAGCCAAGATCTCTCCTCTGAAAGTGTTGAGCCAACAGCAAATGAGACATCACACAATAAGAACACAGTATCAACCAGAAATGTAGAGTTAGCACCAAATGAGGAATGTAACAAGATCACAACATCAGCTACAGACACCGAGCAGAGACCACAGGATAAACCCAGTGATAAGACACCAACACCAAAAAGAAACAGTCTGCCAAAAGTAGATAAGACCAACCAAGATGAGCGACCAACTCCAACTAGATTTTTCGAGCCAATTCAAAATGAGAACTGTAACAAGGAGACCGCAACATTAACCAAAAGTATGCAgattaaagcaaaaaagaagGATGAGCAAACAGCTAAAAGGTCTgacaaaacaccaaataaacctgatgataaaaacataatatCATCCACATTTACAGAGGCAACACAACACAGAGATCCCAgtggaaaagaacaaaagaaacaaaagaaatccaAAAATGGTAAAGCAACATCTACTTCAAGTCCTGAACTAAGTAAGAAACGTAACAATGAGACAACAGCAACTGATAGAAGCAAAAAGCCAACGCCAGACAACAGTAAGAACACATCGCCAATTGAAAGTACGAAGTGGTTACCTAAAGAGAAATGCAGTGACGTGAAAACATCAGCCAAATCTACCAAACCAACACCAGCAACTACCAAACCGAAACAGaacatgaaacataaaaatggaGACACAGTGTCTACAAGaaataagagacaaaaagatgaagaaacatCTAGTGAAAGTACAAGTCCAACACCACAGAAGAGACGTAGGGGCAAGAGCTCAATATCAACGACAAGTGCAGAGGTAACCCAAAGTGAGAAGTGTAACAACGGGAGGACAACATCAGATAAACATGGGAATACATCAAGTGGTTCCACTTTGCGTGATGTAAACCCTTTCAAGTGTGAACGGTGTGAAAAGGTTATGACTAATTTCAAAAACTACAAATTTCATATGAAATCGCACACTGTTGAAAAGACTTTCAAATGCGACACTTGTGGGAAAATGTTCAGGGAGAGTTGGGATTTGAATAAACATATGGTAGTTCACTCTGTTGACAAGCCTTTCAAATGCGACGTTTGTGGAAAGGGCTTCAACCGTCGGTATAATCTCGACCTGCACCATCGTGTTCACACTGGGGAAAAGCCGTACAAATGCACCTACTGTGACAGAAGCTTCAGCTCATGTGTGAATATGAAGAAGCATATGAGAATTCACACGGGCGAGAAGCCTTACACATGCGGCGAGTGTGGGAAGGAGTTTGCGGATTCGTCCTCATTCAAAAACCATCAGCGAGTTCACACTGGGGAGAAGCCCTTTAAGTGCTCCTATTGCAAGAGCACATTTGCCACAGGGACAACTTTGAAAAGACACACCAGAATACACACGGGTGAAAAGCCATATAAGTGCAACGTGTGTGACAAAGTGTTTGGTCACAAAACCGACCTAAAAGGACACATGCGGATACATACTGGGGAGAAGCCGTACAAATGTAAAACCTGTGGAGAAAGGTTCACTAACTGGTCCAAACTTAACAAACATAAGAGTGTCCACACAAGTGATGCAGAGAGCTCCActtcttaa